The proteins below are encoded in one region of Ascaphus truei isolate aAscTru1 chromosome 10, aAscTru1.hap1, whole genome shotgun sequence:
- the LOC142504019 gene encoding putative ferric-chelate reductase 1, giving the protein MDPSLQNIVVLLGVLFPLLTAAYRNGRVEAACITMEPGHGVAGQTTDPPYSLTMSKHNYSDGEELTVTLSTNPGAVQFRGFLIQARAGNGKTPLGSFKISGSDAQTLKCTTDASAVSHTSNSNKTSVQVTWVAPRINMSDIQLRATVVQTKLIFWMPVYGPTLNYTGSGAGQISAPSLSQLLLCSTVLLPALFRL; this is encoded by the exons ATGGATCCTTCACTGCAAAACATTGTGGTCCTGCTGGGCGTCCTCTTCCCCCTTCTTACGGCTGCCTACAGGAATGGAAGAGTTGAGGCTGCCTGCATAACGATGGAGCCCGGCCATGGAGTAGCAGGGCAGACCACCGACCCTCCTTATTCCCTGACCATGTCTAAGCACAACTACAGCGACGGGGAGGAACTCACAG TGACTCTCAGCACTAACCCAGGAGCTGTCCAGTTTAGAGGTTTCCTGATCCAGGCTCGTGCCGGTAACGGTAAAACCCCTCTGGGCTCATTCAAGATCAGCGGCTCAGACGCACAGACCCTGAAGTGCACGACTGATGCG AGCGCAGTGAGTCACACGTCTAACAGCAACAAAACAAGTGTGCAGGTGACATGGGTAGCACCAAGGATCAACATGTCAGACATCCAGCTCAG GGCCACAGTGGTGCAAACTAAATTGATTTTTTGGATGCCTGTTTATGGTCCAACTCTCAACTACACCGGCTCCGGGGCAGGCCAGATCTCG GCTCCTTCTCTGAGCCAGCTGCTCCTCTGTAGCACCGTGCTGCTCCCGGCTCTGTTCCGGCTCTGA